In Arachis hypogaea cultivar Tifrunner chromosome 17, arahy.Tifrunner.gnm2.J5K5, whole genome shotgun sequence, a single window of DNA contains:
- the LOC112766633 gene encoding uncharacterized protein isoform X2, translating to MDLLCSRAELRKKRRTRRGGMSEPRWCFWGLTAAVPIVAGVVTGEPPSRKPPASPLEEGELTRCCHNHHCRMHTEVRKEASSATATVAVAAGLPFIKGIIDAEVVVVLAPKELMSTLLPLVLNPITLILSYVCF from the exons ATGGATCTACTCTGTTCTCGAGCTGAGCTAAGGAAGAAGAGACGAACACGACGGGGAGGAATGAGTGAGCCGCGCTGGTGCTTTTGGGGTCTCACCGCCGCCGTCCCTATTGTGGCTGGTGTCGTCACCGGAGAACCACCATCACGGAAGCCACCTGCGTCACCGCTGGAGGAGGGGGAACTCACCAGATGCTGCCATAACCACCATTGCAGAATGCATACAGAGGTGAGGAAAGAAGCATCCTCTGCCACTGCCACGGTTGCTG TTGCTGCTGGTTTACCGTTCATAAAAGGCATAATTgatgctgaggttgttgttgttcttgctcCGAAAGAACTGATGTCAACGTTGCTGCCGCTAGTTCTAAATCCTATTACATTGATTCTG agttatgtttgcttttga
- the LOC112766633 gene encoding uncharacterized protein isoform X1, giving the protein MDLLCSRAELRKKRRTRRGGMSEPRWCFWGLTAAVPIVAGVVTGEPPSRKPPASPLEEGELTRCCHNHHCRMHTEVRKEASSATATVAVAAGLPFIKGIIDAEVVVVLAPKELMSTLLPLVLNPITLILVFSFSGYGR; this is encoded by the exons ATGGATCTACTCTGTTCTCGAGCTGAGCTAAGGAAGAAGAGACGAACACGACGGGGAGGAATGAGTGAGCCGCGCTGGTGCTTTTGGGGTCTCACCGCCGCCGTCCCTATTGTGGCTGGTGTCGTCACCGGAGAACCACCATCACGGAAGCCACCTGCGTCACCGCTGGAGGAGGGGGAACTCACCAGATGCTGCCATAACCACCATTGCAGAATGCATACAGAGGTGAGGAAAGAAGCATCCTCTGCCACTGCCACGGTTGCTG TTGCTGCTGGTTTACCGTTCATAAAAGGCATAATTgatgctgaggttgttgttgttcttgctcCGAAAGAACTGATGTCAACGTTGCTGCCGCTAGTTCTAAATCCTATTACATTGATTCTG